The following are encoded together in the Limibacillus sp. genome:
- a CDS encoding aminotransferase, with translation MSKSFPAGDARATNGPLPAEAIETMARRHLIQPWESLEHLGGEARTLLDRAENIYLYDAEGNKLLDAPAGMWCVQVGYGCREIADAMANQAMQLAYNSPWYSTSGPAAELAARIADKTPGDLNHIFFTTGGSTAVDSALRFVQFYNNYKGRPEKKKILSRQAAYHGSTYLSASCSGKERDKVYLDFAKDLVHHLSAPLPYRRPEGMSVEAFCDFLIEEMEQTILELGADKIAAFIAEPILASGGVVVPPPGYHQRTHALCRKYDILYIADEVVTAFGRLGHWFASEEVFGITPDIVTFAKGVTSGYVPLGGMAVSESIISEVSGKDARGSVYSNGYTYSGHPVACAAALASMDVIEKEGILEHVLDIAPYFQESLGSLEELPLVGEVRGEGLMACVDCVADKKAKNPLALDSEVGGRIDRHTQERGLIVRPVYNMCVMSPPLVINKKQIDSMTAILREGIEVTMDDLEKEGLWDRETAVN, from the coding sequence ATGTCTAAATCATTCCCAGCAGGCGATGCGCGCGCGACCAACGGTCCGCTGCCCGCCGAAGCGATCGAAACGATGGCCAGGCGCCATCTGATCCAACCCTGGGAGTCCCTGGAGCACCTGGGCGGCGAAGCGCGCACCCTGCTCGACCGGGCGGAGAACATCTATCTCTACGACGCCGAGGGGAACAAGCTCCTGGATGCCCCGGCCGGCATGTGGTGCGTCCAAGTCGGCTACGGCTGCAGGGAGATCGCGGATGCAATGGCCAATCAGGCCATGCAGCTCGCCTATAACTCGCCCTGGTACTCGACCTCCGGACCGGCCGCCGAACTGGCGGCGCGGATCGCCGACAAGACGCCCGGCGACCTGAACCACATCTTCTTCACCACCGGCGGATCGACGGCGGTGGATTCCGCGCTGCGCTTCGTGCAGTTCTACAACAACTACAAGGGTCGGCCCGAGAAGAAGAAGATTCTGTCCCGCCAGGCCGCCTATCACGGCAGCACCTACCTCTCCGCTTCCTGCTCCGGCAAGGAGCGCGACAAGGTCTACCTGGATTTCGCCAAGGACCTGGTGCATCACCTTTCCGCGCCCCTGCCCTACCGCCGTCCCGAGGGGATGAGCGTGGAGGCCTTCTGCGACTTCCTGATCGAAGAGATGGAGCAGACCATCCTGGAGTTGGGCGCGGACAAGATCGCCGCCTTCATCGCCGAGCCGATCCTGGCTTCGGGCGGTGTCGTGGTGCCCCCGCCGGGCTACCATCAGCGGACCCATGCGCTCTGCCGCAAGTACGATATCCTCTATATCGCCGACGAGGTCGTGACCGCCTTTGGGCGCCTCGGCCACTGGTTCGCCTCGGAGGAGGTCTTCGGGATCACCCCCGACATCGTGACCTTCGCCAAGGGCGTCACCTCCGGCTACGTGCCGCTCGGCGGCATGGCGGTCTCGGAGTCGATCATCTCCGAGGTCTCAGGCAAGGACGCGCGCGGTTCGGTCTATTCCAACGGCTACACCTACTCCGGCCACCCGGTCGCCTGCGCGGCGGCTCTCGCCTCCATGGACGTGATCGAGAAGGAAGGCATTCTGGAGCATGTCCTGGACATCGCCCCCTACTTCCAGGAGAGCCTGGGCTCGCTGGAAGAGCTGCCGCTGGTGGGCGAGGTGCGCGGCGAAGGCCTGATGGCCTGCGTCGACTGCGTGGCGGACAAGAAGGCCAAGAACCCGCTGGCGCTGGACTCCGAGGTGGGCGGGCGCATCGACCGCCATACCCAGGAACGCGGCCTGATCGTCCGGCCCGTCTACAACATGTGCGTGATGTCGCCGCCGCTGGTCATCAACAAGAAGCAGATCGACAGCATGACCGCGATCCTGCGCGAAGGCATCGAGG
- a CDS encoding TetR family transcriptional regulator C-terminal domain-containing protein, with translation MIQQSAGPVRRVEKKEATRQHLIAATIECIAASGFADTTLSKVSAKAEVSRGLVNFHFESKEQLLVETLRHLTEEYLAFWRKAVAQPDFTPAERLRALIEADFHPQVCNRKKIAVWYAFWGEARSRPVYTQVSAKADVAYAQTLETICREIVSEGGYDFDPKMAAKGLRSLIDGQWQDLLMSPATFDRNEAKQLCLKFAAAIFPKHFEALS, from the coding sequence ATGATACAACAGTCCGCAGGGCCCGTCCGCAGGGTCGAAAAGAAGGAAGCGACGCGCCAGCACCTGATTGCGGCGACGATCGAGTGTATCGCGGCCAGCGGCTTTGCCGACACGACTCTCTCCAAGGTCTCCGCGAAAGCTGAGGTCTCGCGCGGGCTGGTCAACTTTCATTTCGAAAGCAAGGAGCAGCTCCTGGTCGAGACGCTGCGTCACCTGACCGAGGAGTATCTGGCGTTCTGGCGCAAGGCCGTGGCCCAACCGGACTTCACGCCCGCCGAGCGGCTGCGCGCCCTGATCGAGGCGGATTTCCATCCGCAGGTCTGCAATCGGAAGAAGATCGCCGTCTGGTATGCCTTTTGGGGGGAGGCGCGCTCGCGCCCCGTCTACACCCAGGTCTCCGCCAAGGCGGATGTCGCCTATGCCCAGACGCTGGAGACCATCTGCCGGGAGATCGTGTCGGAGGGCGGCTACGATTTCGATCCCAAGATGGCGGCCAAGGGCCTGCGCTCCCTGATCGACGGGCAGTGGCAGGACCTTCTGATGTCGCCGGCCACTTTCGACCGCAACGAAGCAAAGCAGCTCTGCTTGAAGTTCGCCGCGGCGATCTTCCCCAAGCACTTCGAGGCGCTGTCTTAG